The DNA sequence CCAGTCAGGAATTGGCAGGGCCCGATCAGTTCACACTGAAGAAAAACATCATGACAGTTGAAGAACTAGGTAGTAAAGCAACGTTGATTATTAGTCGAGTTTCATTACAAATTTATTCAAGACGATATAGcacaaattttattgaaattggtcAAGTTTTGACACAGTTATGCAGAAAACAAGTTTTACAAAATACACCATGTATCAAAAAAACAAGCTATACAAAGCTTGTTTTCTGCATAACTGTGTCAAAACTTGAccattttcaatacaaatttgTGCTATATCATCTTGAATAAATTTGCAATGAATCTTACCTAACAATCAATGTCACTTCACTACCTGGTGTACTTCCTTTTTAAATTTAGGAGTAGGACTGACTTATAGATTAAGCCAGCCTTGGATGATCTGGAAGGATTTCTGTAGGAGCTTGTAGAGAGAAGTAAGGCTGAACAGGGCTGGAGAAATGAGGCATGGTAGAAAACCTGCTTTATGAATTAGGACTGAAAAACAGCGCTCTTGGAATATATCTTCCCCTTAACAAGGAACTGAGAGGGGGGTGGAGCAGAGGCTTTTAGGAAAGAACTTTGCTTTAAGTTAAGTTATTCTCTTAGTGACTGCTTTAGCAAACTCAGAAATGCTTGGAGGagatatttgtttatttattcaattttctataccattctcccaggggaactcagaacggtttacatgaatttattcaggtactcaagcatgtttccctgtctgtcccggtgggctcacaatctatctaatgtacctggggcaatgtagggattaagtgacttgcccagggtcacaaggtgcagcatgggtttgaacccacaacctcagggtattgaggctgtagctttaaccactacaccacactctctccATACATTTATTTGTGAGGGCTAATTTGAGTGACACCTACTCTCGCATCAGGGAGGTGGGAGGCAAGCGACTCCAGCAACCACATATATGTTTGTGATTCTGGAATGCTATCTTGTAATTCCTCtagatcagtgatctcaaactcgcggcccgggggccacatgcggcccgcaaggtactattttgaggccctcagtatgtttatcataatcacaaaagtcaaataaaacagtttctcgatcatatgtttctttagctataaatgacaatattattattaagacagccaaaaggaaagatttataaactataaagagttttttacctcatgcaaaattgtcatttctttactaagacattaactatttttttctgaggccctccaagaacctacaaatccaaaatgtggccctgcaaagggtttgagtttgagaccactgctctagatgctaTGGGTAGATTAAAGGGTAGAGTGTTATTTAGCaaggttgggggtgggaagggaatttTCCCAGTTTAAACCAAGCAATTGTTGGCCCATAATGTGGTTTCAGGCTTTCATTAAATAAAATTCAAGCTAAACTTTGAAATGAGAAGTGGAGCAGACCCTTATTAATGCTTCTCCCAAGCTTGTTTGGAGATGAGGAAAGATGATGTTTGTTCTCCTGGCCCTCCAGGTAGTTGATGAACTAGAGGACAAGATGAGTGAGGGTGGCGTCATCCTGGACTACCATGGCTGTGACTTCTTCCCAGAGCGGTGGTTTCAAATAGTGTTTGTCCTGCGCACTGACAATTCTTTTCTGTATGACAGACTGGCAAGCAGGTGAGgcgcaccccccccacccctcacacacacacacaaaaacatacATACGTTGCAGCAGTCTGAGTGGCATGGAAGGGTAGATGCTGTAGTACCTGCACAATCCCGCCGCTGTGGACATGTTTCATATGCATCATCTTCTTTGTAAGTGATGTTTTTTACACTTCAGTAATCAGGTTCTATTTGAAATCCCAAGCTTTTGTCAAATCAGACTTGATTTATATAGAGAGTCAGTGTTTACGGTTGCAGGTCCAATTATTTGGAATACACTACCTTCAGATTTGAGACATATTGAGCTGTTGTTTCCTTTTCATAAGCAGTTAAAAGCTTACCTGTTTCAAGATATGTATTGATTTTATTTACTacgaggggcagctgaaaagttctcggcccagccaccaaagttggggcagtctccatcaagagcTTTAcatttagtccagtgattttgcctttttttgattccatcagaaaaatatggaataatATAAGTAAAAATCACTGtattaagtgtatagccctcgatggagagtgCTCTGTTTAAGGCCGCTGGCTGATTGGCTACTGCGAGTTCTTGACTTGCAAgaactcacagtagccaatcagctagcagccTCAAACGGAGAAGGAGggcaggaagatcactcctgctccgTGCACAAGCAGGCTACCAGGGACCcgaaaggtacatgggggaggtgGGAGTGAGGTGTAGTTGTCAATTTTGGCAGGCACAGGAGGCAGAAGAGATTCCTCATGTCCTGCCCATGCCGAGGAGTTGGGGGTGCgcagggtttttttggtttttttttttattcagctgGGACGGGAGATGGGGGATCCCTCATATCCCATGCccaccactgaaccaccaggtcCTGAGGCAgacccagtggaggcctgcaaggcatcgggagggagggggacaggatgcagagcctggcagggagtgaggggggctgggtgcagaacctggcagggcaggaatggggctgggtacagagcctggcagggtatttgaatattaagcccctgtcttatattcgagtcaaccatttttcctctttaTGGGGGGGAAATGAGGatcttgacttatatttgagtgtaTATGGTAGGTTCCCTAAGGAAGTAAAAGAGAGAGTAggtggcatggatgggcagactggatgggccatatggtctttatcttcttcatttttctatgtttctatgaatgcatTTTGAAGAATGCTATCAACGCTTTCTCTCTCCCATGACCACTGCTGGCATTCCTAGATTTAGGAGTGTATTCCAAATGTAAATGATGGAGTCTCCCTGTTCAGTGTATGTTTGTGGATTTCACTTTGGTAGAAAGGGATAGTCATCTCCTTATGCAATATGATTAAGAAGTTTGATTTTATTAAAAGCTAACCGGCCTGATCAATATTTTCTAGTGTTTGTAAAAAGAAAGTTCTAGAAGACAGCAGTACTAAGAAATATGCAGGTTGGCTGCTGTTGGTCATTTAACTGCAACATTTTGTTAACTGACTTAATATATTTCTGACTAGGAGTGTATCCCATATTTAAAGGTGCTTGATGGATTTATATTACAGTAGCTGTGTACAGGGGAGGGATATGAAAGGAGGAGTAATACATTAGCAGCGTGGTGAGAAAACTGATTGAAAAGCAGCAGGACTGTATTTGGTCATTTGGCACTGTGCTATATAGTATCAGTAGTGCATTCCTTCAACCAGCTGACTTGCAGGGGGTTCAGAGCATTAGAATGAAGAACTGGCCTCCAGTTTAAAGAAATGAACTGAGAGCCAGTATTTAAAATCTGTTCTTTGCACTGACACTTCTTGTGACTTTGGTCAAATCACTCACCTTCCATTGCTTTAGGTAGAAACTGCTTGGAGCAGGGTTAGATGCCAATACAGTGATGcctcggaatccgaacttaatccgttccagaaccccgtttgagttccaagacaatttttcccattgaaaataatagaaactggattaatccgttcctgggtcccacaaactcaaattttaatagtacatacactggattttaagataaaatattatcaaatattccaaagcagctttcagattctggggcagaaacacacacatacaatgtgcagagCGTTCGGATACCAAAGcgtttgagttctggggcgttcggattccaaggtaccactgtacttcccaacattgtacagtgctgcatatataCAGTTATGGTATCAATATTATACACTATATCTTTAATTAAACAAATGGAAACTTTGcaaagatacattttttttattatgtattttctcAAGGGGCTATAAAGGAAAAAAGCTGCAAGACAACATTCAGTGTGAGATCTTTCAGACAATCTACGAGGAGGCTGCCGAGTCATACCGGCAAGAAATTGTGCACCAACTTCCCAGCAACACCCCCGAGGACCTGGAGCGCAACTTAGATCAGATCGCACAGTGGATCCAGCAATGGATGAATGACAATAACTGAGGCATGAGGGGACACTCAGACTGCAGCCAGGGTTACGTAGCACAGGGGATGGATCTGCTTGTTTCCAGGCCCACAATAATTATTAAAGTATTTAATTTTTACTATTAAAGCAAACCAACTGCTTTTAGTCCTATAGAGGCAACCTACTGGATCTGGTGACTGTTTGCTGATACCTGTGTGGACAAATCGACTATGGAAGTTTGATCTGTGACTTCTTTAGTTTTGTGGGTTTTTCTTAATTTTCCCAAGTCCCTCTTCCCTCAATGTAGCACTATGTGGCGCTTGATGGTATCTTTCAGATAGTTCTAAAACTAAAGTTACTTAGATTTCGTAGTCCTTCCACTGAAAACTGAATCAAGCTTAAATTTTAGAGCAGAGTCAGTTAGGGAATAATTTTATCTTGCAGTTGAGCAGGAAGAATGGTACTTTGCGAACATGGACTCTTCAGggctgaaaagaaaaaagcattgcATAAACCCATACAACTGAATTTATAAAAATTATGGAATTTCTAGCTCATCTTTCCAAAGGGCAGTCAAAGTAACTTACAGGTTTAAATCTCtgccccaaagagcttacaaactaagGGGAATTTCTCGCGACCACATGGAAGGTCATTAGGATTTGAACCCTGATTCCATTGGATCATGACAGACTATATATATCTACAGCTAATAAATGAATGGATTTGTGGTGGATTGCTTTGATGTCAAACATCTTTGGTGCTTGTATTATATTTACACTATAAGCAAAAATAGCAGGGTGTCCTCGGATTTCTGTACATAACCAAAGCACTAGTGgttttgatcaagaaactgtgtAGCAGGAATGATGCCATGGCTTTACCTGGTTCttttacaacagtggccaacctaggtcacaagtacctagctagattccaagaagtaaaacagattttatgctgcttattctaggaataagcagtggttttccccaagCCATAATGGCCCATGGACTTCTCCCTTAGGAaattatgtaaaccttttttaaattccactaacctaactaatttcaccacattctcgtCAATGAATTGTAGAATTTAAttgcacgttgtgtgaagaaatattttctccagtttgttttaaatctactacttagtagcttcattgtatgtcccctagtcctagtatttttggaaagagtgaacaagcgattcacatctaccctttccactccactcattattttatagatctctaatCATGAgatctgagctgtctcttctccaagctgaagagccctagctgctttagcctttcctcatagggaagtcatcccatctcttttatcatttttgtcacccttctctgtactttttctaattttgctatatcttttttgagatatgatgaccagaactgcacacagtattcgaggtgcggccgtaccacaGAACaatacaagggtattataacattttcatctctgttttccattcctttcctgatgagTCCTAACAATccgtttgctttcttagcagctgcagCACTTTGAACtgaaggtttcaacgtatcctcaacaatgacacctaaatcctatttctgggcagtgactcctaacacagaacccagcagcACATAGCTATAGTCCAGGTTCCTATCTCtcacatgcattactttgcacttgctcacattaaacgccaTCTGCCATTTTAACACCCAGTcctccagtctcacaaggtcctcttgcaatttttcaacttTTAATAACTTTGTATAAATCGACAaactttatttagatttctatcccatcctcccgtgagctcagaacaggttacaaaagtATGTTCACAGAAGATTACAGTTGACATATACAGTCAGTTATATTAGTCATTCGTGGTACATTACATAGGACAGCCATGGTAGCATAGGACATGACTAGTTATTCCCatgtctagatcattgataaatatgttaaaaagcagcagtcccaacaAAAACCCATTGAGAATAATAACCATTTAAAcccattctctgttttctgtctttcaataagttctcaatccataaaagaaCATTAACTCctttcccatgactttctaatttcttcagaagtctttcatgaggtactgtgtcaaatgccttttgaaaatccaaatacacaataacagccagttcacctttatccacatgttcattcaccccttcaaagaaatgcaatagattggtgaggcaagatttcccttgactaaaagcatgttggctttctctcattaatccattctTACATATATATTATATCAATTTATTCTTTATTACAGTcactaccattttgcccagtactGACATCATACTCACCGggctataatttcccggatcacctttttaaaaattggtgtcatGAACacctactacagaaactgaagaaccatggggtggaaggagatgtacacagatggatcaaaaattggtttgcaggtagaaagcaaagggtgggagtgaagggccactactcggactggaggagggtcacaagtggtgttccacaggggtgggtactcggaccgctgctgttcaatgtatttataaatgatctagaaatagggacgaagtgtgaaataataaaatttgcagatgacaccatttagtggagttaggactaaagaggactgtgaagatttacaaagggacctgaacaaactaggagagtgggcaacgagatggcagaagaagtttaatgtagagaaatgtaaagtcttgcatgtaggaaacagaaacccgaggtacagctatacgataggagggctagtaatgggtgaaagtacccaagaaaaggacttgggggtaatagtggacaagacaatgaagctgtttgcacagtgtgcagcagcctctaagaaggcgaatagaatgctaggtattatcaaaaaaggtattacaaccagaacgaaagaagttatcctgccgttgtatcgggtgatggtgtgcccacatctggagtactgcgtccaatattggttgccataccttaagaaggatatggcgatactcaagagggttcagaaaagagcgacacgattgataaaaggtatggaaaacctttcatatgctgaaagattagagaaactggggctcttttccctagaaaagcgaaggcttagaggggacatgatagagacttacaagatcataaagggcatagagaaagtggagagggacagattcttcaaacttttgaaaactacaagaacgagggcattcggaaaagttaagaggggacagattcagaaccaatgctaggaagttcttctttacccagagggtggtggacacctggaatgcgctttcagagggtgtgataggacagagtacggtactggggttcaagaagggattagacaatttcctgaaggaaaaggggatagaagggtatagatagaggattactatacaggtcctggaccttatGAGCTGCcatgagagcggactgctgggcatgatggacctctggtctgacccagcagaggcactgcttatgttcttacgtttggTAGTGAGTGCCATGGCAAACAAGTCATACACAAACAGTTGTGCTTGATCCTTTTCTTTGTGAAAAAAAGTATACAGTAGGGCAATAGAGTTTAGATATTCTTTTTTCTCAGATCTGGAGCACCCTGCATTATTTTCGTCACACAGACCATCGGTCATAAATGGAGGGGCACCACTGAGAAAGTTGTGTGTTTCTTTCCAATCTTAGATATGctataaaggttgtattaaataTACCTTCAGTATATCGGTCCTGGGTATTCAGTGTTGAGCTTTTTATGGGCACTGACACTGATTGTCCAGATTTGGCTGATATTCATTGCCGTACCTGCATATCTAATTGAACTTAGGACCACTTTTTATGTGGTATAACAACACCTGATTAGTTATGCAGGCACTGGCAAAGAATATCAGCAATGCCTAGATAGTTCCTGGCTCAGCCCATAGACCGCCCCTGCACTAATCAAAGAGTGCCTTAGTAGTTGGAGTGGATATTGAGCtgtaatttgttgccagagaatgtgatagacaagggcgacccagtcgacattgtctatctggattttcagaaggcgttcgacaaggttccacatgaacgactacttcggaaaattgcgagccatggaatcgaggatgaaatattcacgtggattaaaaactggttggagcaaaggaaacagagagtggggttaaatagacattactcggactggaagagcatcaccagtggggtgccgcagggctcggtgctcttcaacatatttataaacgatctggacattgatacgacaagtgattaaatttgcggacgatacgaagttattcagaatagtgaagacacagggggattgcgaagatctgcaatgtgacataatcaagctcgagaaatgggcatcgacatggcaaatgaggttcaacttggataaggtaaagtgatgcatgtcagtaccaaaaatctcatgcacaaatacaggatgtctggggcggtacttggagagacctcccaggaaagagacttgggagttctgatcgacaagtcgatgaagccatccatgcaattcactgtggcggcgaaaagggcgaacaaaatgctaggaatgattaagaaggggatcatgaacagatcagagaaggttatcatgccgctgtactgggccatggtgcaccctcacctggagtactgtgtccagcactggtcgccatacatgaaggacacggtactactcaaaagtagtccagagaagagcgactaaaaatggctaaggggctggaggagttgccgtacagtgagagattggagaaactgggcctcttctcccttgaaaagagactgagaggggacatgatcgaaacattcaaaatactgaaggaaatagacttagtagataaagacagattgttcaccctcttcaaggtaaggagaacgagagggctctctcttaagctgaaaggggatagagtccgtacaaacgtaagaaagttcttcacccagagagtggtagaaaactggaacgctcttccggagtctgttataggggaaaacaccctccaggattgacaaagttggacaagttcctgctaaactggaatgtacgtaggtgaggctggactcatttaaagcactggtctttgacctgggggccgccgcatgagcggactgctgggcatgatggaccactggtctgacccagcagtggcagttcttatggtaaaaacagcttagcagggtttaagatgAATTTGGGGAAATTCCATCTTAAGCAgcgcagtataaaatctgttttactgttttgggatGTTCGCCAGCtatttgacctggattggccattgttggaaaaaggatattggtcttgatggacttttggtttgTTTCAGTGTGACAATGCTTAtactttatgttcttatgtactcataATATTGGCTTCTGGACCTCCAGTGCATTTTATCTGGGCAAAAACCCCTTCTGTCTGAtttaatcactttgaatatcgaccccataACTTTATAGTAAAGGACcaacataaagcaaaaaaaaaaaaaaaagggtttcacTGTTTAGTGTGTGTTTGTGGATTTCAATttgacagaaaggggaaaatactTAAAACGTAAATCAGAAGTTTTAGAAGTTCAGCCTGTATTCCTGGATTTTGCTTTAATGTTGGATAAAATTGACAGTCTGTAGGAAGTGGGTTTTGGCCTTGGTCTGATTTGGAGTCAATAACTGGTGAGGAGTAAGTAGGAGCAAACTGCAAAATTGAGTAACATTTTGGGGTTTTGCAGACAGCCAAAAGAAATTTTTCTTTAATGTACAGTGTGTGACCTGAGGTATTTTCTATTTCTtagatattttaaattttgttaaaTTCATTTGCATTTTGTATATCTTCACCTCTATATGTGGTGGTTTAAAAGATAAAACTGGTGATTGCAGTGTAATTCAGAGGCTTGGCATATAAATTAAGAAAGGATCTAATAGTTGAGAAGAGTCACTGAATAAAAatgtatggggttttttttttaagtggtgTGTGTGACTTTGTAACAAGACTGGCTCAGATAGCAGTGCTGTTCACTACCAACAGAGACCTAAGCTTATGTCACAATGTTGAGGTGCTGAGGAGGAAGTCTGTCTTTGCACAATGGTGACACCTACTGGCTGGACTTAGGGTCCATGATTGTTAAGGCTTTAGAAACACTGATAAATGGGCAAATTGAATTGGGAGGGGAACAAAAGGCTTATGAATGCTTGGTGGTACAGTGCCTTTTTTGTAAGTATCTTTATACCCTTGTTCGTTTTTCAGATGCTGCTGTCTAAAATATAAAAGTCAACATTTATTTATATTATCTTTATTAATAAAAGGTTTGCAAATTAACCACATTTAACTCTGCAATTAATGCATTCATTATAAATTGTGATTAATACAATTAATCATGTTGCAGCATCTCCTGTCCACTCCAGACATCTCTTCTACTCTCTCCCACTCCCAACCCCTGTCCTTGATATGATCCAATACAAGAATAAATAAGAATTAGCTAAGCGGTCCTTTACCCCTGAAGGGAGTATATGAAAAACAGTTTTTCATATACTCCCTTCAGGGGTAAAGGACCGCTTAGCTAAATCTTATGTATTCTTGTATTGGACATTATTGGCTATTCTTAGGGTTATATATCCTTTTTGCTGTCTTGATATATCCAGCATCATTTGCCCCAACTGCATATCACCAGCCCCTTGCGCCGGTCTACCTTAAAGATGGTCTTCTGTTGCTCCACAGCTTCAATTCTCAGAAGTGCCCGATGCAGAATATTTTGTCCATTAAATCCAAGGTCCAGATAATCGAGGGTTTACTGTACTGGCAAATCCTAGAGGAACAACTGTTCCAATCTGTCATAGATCTGGGACTGGGGAGAAGATTCACTTTTTGGCAAGGCAGTGAATCTAGGTACAAAGCAGAAGCAAAGGTAGCATGATTCAGCAAGAAGAAAGCAAATGTCCTTGAGTGGCCCAGTCAGAGTTCAGACTTGGATCCAGTAAAAGGTCTATGGCAAGATCTGAAAACTTCAATCCACAGATGAGGCCTAGTCAACTTGCAGCAGTCTGAGTTATTCCACCATGAAGAATGGGCAAAACTGCATCATCCCACTGTACAAAGCTGGTAGACACATCCTAAATGACTCAAGACACTCACTGCTGTACAAGAGGCTTTCACTAAATTTGTGTCATAGGAATTTCAAGATTTTTTGGGTTCTTTAATGTATTTAACTGTTTGAATATTTCTATAATAGCTTCTTCATGTTGAAAGTATAAAACATGTTGATCAGTGAAAGAAACCCCTAATTTAATGCGTCTTGAATTATATTGGCCAACCTCCTTAGGTGGTGTATaaatatagtgtatttagctgcaatagtaaacctagggcttcttttattaaggcgcgctagcgtttttagcgcgtgcaaaccacatgctaaacaaaaaatactaatgcaagctctatggaggtgttagcgtctagcgcgcacggcattgtagcgcacgttaaaaccactagcgcacctttgtaaaaggagcccctagtttatatgtgtatatacataggacgattgatttggtaaATGTATGCATATAAATAGGATGACcaatgtgccagtaacataagtaggatgattgattatggcataatcatgccaGTACTAATAACTCTATtataacaccaccacagagctctgtgtatttcagtatagagcccatgtattgtaatagagaatgatacggggacaaatttttccccatccccacgggaactcattttcctgttccggtgagttcttttcttgtccatgccccattcctgcaagctctgtcctcatctgcacaagcctcaaaacactttaaaatcataaatgttcgaggcttgtgaagTTAAGGCAGAGcctacagaaatgggacagggacagcgaaaaACTCATGGGGTAagggcagggaaattgagttcctgtaacTCTgaatggtaacatctctacagaagctcatgactccccagtcattaatagCAGTTTAGAAGCTCACCATAAACAGTATTTTTTAGATAGAATGTGAAGAATGTAGAACAGCATGATGGCTTTTACAAGGTCCTAACTTTAATtctagaaaaaaatattggaagcCACAGTTTCTGTTGAGAGACTGAGAAATGTTTAGACAGCGGTGTGGACAGTAAGAAGAAAAGCCAGTAAAAACATTTCAGAAAAGACAAATTAAAACAGCGGAAAACCAATGAAAACACTGCCATACCCTGAAGCCTCCTTCATGTTGTTACTGAGACTTGAGAATGTTTTCATGAACACCCAGACAAACCATTCTCTCCTGTGGAGGGAATGGAACAGTGCTGCCCTATCACTTTTAGCTTTGACGTATTGAAAAGGGCAAGCGAAGAGTGTCAGATTATATGGATGCACATCTGCCCCTATGCAAGCTGTGTTTTCAACTAAGAGATGGACATTTGTCCCAAAATTTCTAATTTTTCCATATTGTACCTCTAGAAAAAcaaaatgttgttgtttttttttgtttttaagaatTGTACATTTCTATATTCAATTCTCCTCCTTCAACTATTAGGCTAGATCAATGTTATTGCTTTCTAATAAATAGAAGGTTTGAAAGAATTACCGGTATGTGAAATGTTCATCTGTTTGACCATAGGCGCAATAATTCTGTGATAGAGGGGTGGAATTTCATCAAACTGACATGAGCTTGAAAACTGGAAACCTCTGCTTGCTGTTTTCCAGAGAAATAAGTTTCTAAAATCAATCTCTATTGCCTTTTATGGGAAACGGTTAGAGCAGTAGAAGGTTGACCAGTGCTCTTTTTCAGTGCCTAAGCATGGAGCAACCCATGAAGACAAAGGAAAAATAACTAAAGCAGCTGAAAACAGATGGCACACACAAAAACTCATCTCCCCAAAACTTTTAAAGTCAGACACATTCCAACAACCCCATCTTCACCATAAGCACCCCCCAACTCCTCTTATACCTACCAATCAGCTGCTACTCACGCACATCCTCTTCCATTCCTCCAATTGCCAGCCCTCTGCTCCCCTCCAGTGCACACTCCACAGATTGCCACACCCACAACACATTCCCAACCTTTCTGTGCACACATATCCATACTTTTACATTTCTGCAGGTACTCCACTCTTCATGATTACACATACAGTCACGACACAGTCATGATGATGTGACCTCACACATCAGTCCTCTAATACACCTTCCCCACTTGCCATCCACATGCACATAGCATATAGCTTTCATCACTCTACAATACCCATGACACCCCCTTATGCTTCTACACCCATGACACATACATCCCTCCCTTCCAAAAATAATCTCTTCCAGATATGTATGTTGGAAAGCATTCCCAAAGTCATGCCTTTGGATGCTTTCCTTACTTATTTTTA is a window from the Geotrypetes seraphini chromosome 1, aGeoSer1.1, whole genome shotgun sequence genome containing:
- the AK6 gene encoding adenylate kinase isoenzyme 6, translating into MLRKPNLLLTGTPGVGKTTLGKELAERTGLTYINVGDLAKDGELFEGYDEEYECPILDEDKVVDELEDKMSEGGVILDYHGCDFFPERWFQIVFVLRTDNSFLYDRLASRGYKGKKLQDNIQCEIFQTIYEEAAESYRQEIVHQLPSNTPEDLERNLDQIAQWIQQWMNDNN